A single window of Synechococcus sp. CBW1004 DNA harbors:
- a CDS encoding cation:dicarboxylate symporter family transporter, with translation MMERLLALWPRQIGNQCLLMLAAGALLGWLLPGQTHWLQPLATIFLQASQIVVMPFLICELIVGFGRLRPGSLRQLVGRGGLVLLALWLAASLLVIVLPLFLPPLVTSEFYHAGLFDVHKSDDLLTTYLPDSIFTALATDNFPAVVLFSCVLGILLQGLDDREHLLRPLAVMRSLFNRLNKLVVRLIPFGIFALIAINVSRINGEQLIRIQGFFAVCLISFLVLSLLCLLVLISLTPLRLRSLWQMIKGPLALTASSANLLIALPMLVSNLQEQLPAALGVDPDDPRVREMHEEITPLISLGFSLPTLGQVATLIFVPFSAWYVDRALEPLATLRMLLSAIPATVSGVKAVVRQELLNLGLPIDLLQLVYVNGEWLYRFEKVLGLEGLAVLAVLVVAQGVGAWRPRLPRLLASLGLATALTLGLGLASRSALAAALRESYRNDARLLALSSTRSGETPRVASRPWPAAPVTLQAIRARGVLRAGVQDDALPWAFRNARGDLVGFDVDLLKSMARSLGVRLELLQLPLEQLEQQLGEGRLDVVAGGIQNTPERAIRHELSRSYQTVNLALVVPDAKVRELQGGERSAPSRPISLAVEDESLISYGLEAQIAKSLGDARQRARVKLVPIGSSAEFFTAEGQRRYDGLLTPAESGAGLAVLHPSTTLITPFGREFSSELVLMVGGRDAAFRRYLNGWLTREISLGRIQELFDYWILLKGGAAARSR, from the coding sequence ATGATGGAGCGTCTGCTGGCCCTGTGGCCGCGCCAGATCGGCAATCAGTGCCTGCTGATGCTGGCGGCCGGTGCCCTGCTCGGCTGGCTGCTGCCCGGACAGACCCACTGGCTCCAGCCCCTGGCCACCATCTTTCTGCAGGCCTCGCAGATTGTGGTGATGCCCTTTCTGATCTGCGAGCTGATCGTGGGCTTCGGCAGGCTCAGGCCAGGTTCGCTGCGCCAGCTGGTGGGGCGCGGTGGCCTTGTGTTGCTGGCTCTCTGGCTGGCGGCATCGCTGCTGGTGATCGTGTTGCCCCTGTTCCTGCCACCGCTGGTGACATCGGAGTTCTATCACGCGGGTCTGTTTGATGTGCACAAGAGCGATGATCTGCTGACGACCTATCTGCCTGACAGCATCTTCACAGCCCTGGCGACCGATAATTTTCCTGCCGTTGTGCTGTTCAGCTGTGTGCTCGGCATCCTGCTGCAGGGACTCGATGATCGTGAGCATCTGCTCAGGCCGCTGGCGGTGATGCGCAGTCTGTTCAATCGGCTCAACAAGTTGGTGGTGCGTCTGATTCCGTTCGGGATCTTCGCGCTGATCGCCATCAATGTGTCGCGCATCAACGGCGAGCAGCTGATTCGCATTCAGGGTTTCTTCGCCGTCTGTCTGATCAGCTTTCTGGTGCTGTCGCTGCTGTGTCTGCTGGTGCTGATCAGCCTCACCCCCCTGCGGCTCAGGAGCCTCTGGCAGATGATCAAGGGGCCCCTGGCTCTCACCGCCAGCAGTGCCAATCTGCTCATCGCTCTGCCCATGCTGGTGAGCAATCTGCAGGAGCAGCTGCCGGCCGCGCTGGGTGTCGACCCTGACGATCCCCGCGTCCGCGAGATGCATGAGGAGATCACGCCGCTCATCTCCCTGGGCTTTTCCCTGCCGACTCTGGGTCAGGTGGCCACCCTGATCTTCGTGCCCTTCAGCGCCTGGTATGTGGACCGGGCCCTCGAGCCCCTGGCCACGCTGCGGATGCTGCTGAGCGCGATTCCGGCGACGGTCTCCGGGGTCAAGGCCGTGGTGCGCCAGGAGCTGCTCAATCTGGGGTTGCCGATCGATCTGCTGCAGCTGGTGTATGTCAACGGCGAATGGTTGTACCGCTTTGAGAAGGTGCTGGGCCTCGAGGGTCTGGCCGTCCTGGCCGTTCTGGTGGTTGCCCAGGGTGTGGGTGCCTGGCGTCCGAGGCTGCCGCGGCTGCTCGCCAGCCTCGGCCTGGCCACGGCGCTGACCCTGGGGCTGGGCCTGGCCAGTCGCTCCGCGCTGGCGGCGGCCCTGCGCGAAAGCTATCGCAATGACGCACGCCTGCTGGCGCTCAGCAGCACCCGCTCCGGCGAGACACCCCGCGTGGCCAGCCGGCCCTGGCCCGCGGCTCCGGTGACGCTGCAGGCGATCCGGGCGAGGGGGGTGCTGCGTGCCGGGGTGCAGGATGACGCCCTGCCCTGGGCCTTCCGCAACGCCAGGGGGGATCTGGTGGGCTTCGATGTCGACCTGCTCAAGAGCATGGCCCGAAGCCTGGGGGTCCGGCTGGAGCTGCTGCAGTTGCCGCTCGAGCAGCTCGAACAGCAGCTGGGCGAAGGCCGACTCGACGTGGTGGCCGGCGGCATTCAGAACACCCCGGAGCGGGCGATTCGCCATGAGCTCAGCCGCAGCTACCAGACGGTCAACCTGGCTCTGGTGGTGCCCGATGCCAAGGTGCGTGAGCTGCAGGGAGGAGAGCGGAGCGCTCCATCACGGCCGATCAGCCTGGCCGTTGAGGACGAGAGTCTGATCAGCTATGGCCTCGAGGCCCAGATCGCCAAGAGCCTGGGCGATGCCAGGCAGCGGGCCCGCGTGAAGCTGGTGCCGATCGGCTCCAGTGCCGAGTTCTTCACCGCCGAGGGACAACGGCGCTACGACGGCCTGCTCACCCCGGCGGAGTCCGGCGCCGGCCTGGCGGTGCTGCATCCGAGCACCACGCTGATCACCCCGTTTGGCCGCGAATTCAGCTCCGAGCTGGTGCTGATGGTCGGCGGCAGGGATGCGGCGTTTCGCCGCTACCTCAACGGCTGGCTGACCCGGGAGATTTCCCTGGGTCGGATCCAGGAGCTGTTCGACTACTGGATTCTGCTCAAGGGCGGTGCTGCCGCCCGATCACGCTGA
- a CDS encoding DUF4114 domain-containing protein, protein MTPFSFQVQGGQLFAPVLTVADTRQTYFSFAAANADRISHFHGVGPNAYGIEDLAGGGDRDFDDQILRFTVTAEASLG, encoded by the coding sequence GTGACGCCATTCTCCTTCCAGGTCCAGGGCGGACAGCTGTTCGCGCCGGTGCTGACCGTGGCGGACACGCGGCAGACCTACTTCAGCTTTGCCGCCGCCAACGCCGATCGCATCAGCCACTTCCACGGTGTCGGCCCCAACGCCTACGGCATTGAGGATCTGGCTGGCGGCGGCGACCGGGACTTCGACGACCAGATCCTGCGGTTCACGGTGACGGCGGAAGCGTCTCTGGGCTGA
- a CDS encoding pentapeptide repeat-containing protein — MVEAASERPIAVVAPTDRVLGRLPADRATLPRSFRQRVARRPVSWRQGAVVLLALAPLVLTPLGVPPGRAASTDALMKLLERRSCPGCKLQDADLVHADLRDADLRRAQLQRANLSGARLDGARLEGADLSFTSLQGASLRGADLRGARLEGTDLRESDLSGAQLDSGALARAHWQAARGIGAGGLSYAQLHNAGVEASLAGNPPEAERLFGEAIAQQPEAALTWLARGIARSDQGKTALAAADFRYAASLYAQQGEAETAKKLGEAATLLEQPAPKGPGGNGQGMRLMSGAAGLFQALAPLAIKFLTAF, encoded by the coding sequence ATGGTTGAAGCCGCCTCGGAGCGACCCATCGCTGTCGTCGCTCCAACGGACCGGGTCCTGGGCCGCCTGCCGGCCGATCGGGCGACCCTGCCGCGGTCCTTTCGGCAGCGCGTTGCACGTCGCCCGGTGTCGTGGCGCCAGGGTGCCGTCGTGCTTCTGGCCCTGGCTCCCCTGGTCCTGACGCCGCTGGGCGTTCCTCCGGGCCGGGCGGCGAGCACGGACGCGTTGATGAAGCTGCTGGAGCGCCGCTCCTGCCCCGGCTGCAAGCTGCAGGATGCCGATCTGGTGCATGCCGATCTGCGGGATGCCGACCTGCGCCGTGCCCAGCTGCAGCGTGCCAACCTCAGCGGTGCCCGGCTCGATGGCGCCCGGCTGGAGGGTGCCGATCTGAGCTTCACCAGCCTGCAGGGGGCCTCGCTGCGCGGCGCCGATCTGCGCGGCGCCCGTCTGGAAGGCACCGATCTGCGTGAGAGCGACCTCAGCGGCGCCCAGCTCGACTCCGGCGCTCTGGCGCGCGCACACTGGCAGGCGGCCCGTGGCATCGGCGCCGGTGGCCTGAGCTACGCCCAGCTGCACAATGCCGGCGTGGAGGCCTCTCTGGCGGGCAATCCGCCGGAGGCCGAGCGGCTGTTCGGCGAGGCCATCGCCCAGCAGCCCGAGGCGGCCCTCACCTGGCTGGCCCGCGGCATCGCCCGGAGCGACCAGGGCAAGACCGCCCTGGCCGCCGCCGATTTTCGCTACGCCGCCTCCCTCTATGCCCAGCAGGGTGAGGCGGAGACGGCGAAGAAGCTGGGCGAGGCGGCGACCCTGCTCGAGCAGCCGGCCCCGAAGGGCCCCGGCGGCAACGGCCAGGGCATGCGCCTGATGAGTGGCGCCGCCGGCCTGTTCCAGGCGCTGGCGCCGCTGGCGATCAAGTTCCTGACGGCCTTCTGA
- a CDS encoding DUF3488 and transglutaminase-like domain-containing protein, with translation MARLRPAAQRLPAFGVAAALQWLALLLLLVAMAGLQITSLYGGIATGLAVLTALKLWEARSLAERRLVSLLQLVCIGLVAAQRPELAASLLQLAVTLLALAGLLALELGEGLGWRVLLRRSLQVVAAALPVALVLFLLVPRLAPFSTLPLARGAAAVVGLSEQLDPGGIAELAAVDAPAARVAFATGQPPPAQERYWRVLVHDRFDGRRWNRSAPPPLPRGDARELPGAPVALAGSTQLWVAAPSRIEALPWGGGGRPLGRELLLDPRGELLVRAPSDQRRVYGIADPQAASFWRTRPPSGADLALPLGSNPRLEALGASWARLPTPQQRLQAARDWFAAGGFSYTLQPGTLPDRAPFDAFLFERREGFCGHYASSLAALLRAAGVPARVVSGYHGGRWVMPLGGEGYLDLRQSDAHAWTELWLPDQGWVGVDPSSWIAPPGQSQPRRGSWGLADWLRQQWWGLDIAWTRVWLGFDRDSQQSLLRRLLGPLLPWLGPVLLLAIAVALAGSLSLMRWLQARSQGDPARRQLEQLLGLLARHDLVPEPGETLRRFAARVEERLPQLAPELQAFATLYQCQRFVPVGAGGAPAVSLRQLRRQRRALGRRLRRLSSGAAVGKAG, from the coding sequence ATGGCCCGCCTGCGTCCCGCCGCTCAGCGCCTGCCCGCCTTCGGGGTCGCCGCGGCGCTGCAGTGGCTGGCGCTGCTGCTGTTGCTGGTGGCGATGGCGGGGCTGCAGATCACCTCCCTGTACGGCGGCATCGCGACCGGTCTGGCGGTGCTCACCGCCCTCAAGCTCTGGGAGGCCCGCAGCCTGGCGGAACGGCGGCTGGTCAGCCTCCTGCAGCTGGTCTGCATCGGTCTGGTGGCGGCGCAGCGTCCCGAGCTGGCGGCGAGCCTGCTGCAGCTGGCGGTGACCCTGCTGGCGCTGGCGGGGCTGCTGGCGCTGGAACTGGGCGAGGGACTGGGCTGGCGGGTGCTGCTGCGCCGCAGCCTGCAGGTGGTGGCCGCCGCCCTGCCGGTGGCCCTGGTGCTGTTCCTGCTGGTTCCGCGCCTGGCCCCCTTCAGCACCCTGCCCCTGGCGCGGGGCGCGGCTGCCGTGGTGGGCCTGAGCGAGCAGCTCGATCCCGGCGGCATCGCCGAGCTGGCCGCCGTGGATGCCCCGGCGGCGCGGGTGGCCTTCGCCACCGGCCAGCCGCCACCGGCACAGGAGCGCTACTGGCGCGTGCTGGTGCATGACCGCTTCGATGGACGGCGCTGGAACCGCTCCGCACCGCCGCCGCTGCCGCGGGGGGATGCCCGGGAGCTGCCTGGCGCCCCGGTGGCCCTCGCCGGTTCGACTCAGTTGTGGGTGGCGGCTCCCTCCCGGATCGAGGCGCTGCCCTGGGGCGGCGGCGGCCGGCCTCTTGGCCGGGAGCTCCTGCTCGATCCCCGGGGCGAGCTGCTGGTCCGCGCTCCCAGCGATCAGCGGCGCGTCTATGGCATCGCCGATCCGCAGGCGGCCTCCTTCTGGCGCACCCGCCCTCCCTCCGGCGCCGATCTGGCCCTGCCGCTGGGCAGCAACCCGCGGCTGGAGGCCCTCGGGGCGAGCTGGGCTCGGCTGCCGACACCGCAGCAACGCCTGCAGGCGGCTCGCGACTGGTTCGCCGCCGGCGGTTTCTCCTACACGCTGCAGCCCGGCACACTGCCCGACCGCGCCCCCTTCGATGCCTTTCTGTTCGAACGGCGGGAGGGCTTCTGCGGGCATTACGCCAGCAGCCTGGCGGCGCTGCTGCGGGCGGCGGGGGTGCCGGCGCGGGTGGTGAGCGGCTACCACGGCGGTCGCTGGGTGATGCCCCTGGGTGGGGAGGGATACCTGGATCTGCGCCAGTCCGATGCCCACGCCTGGACGGAGCTGTGGCTGCCGGATCAGGGCTGGGTCGGGGTGGATCCCAGCAGCTGGATCGCGCCACCGGGCCAGAGCCAGCCCCGTCGCGGCAGCTGGGGCCTGGCCGACTGGCTGCGGCAGCAGTGGTGGGGTCTCGACATCGCCTGGACGCGCGTGTGGCTGGGCTTCGATCGCGACAGCCAGCAGTCGCTGCTGCGCCGTCTGCTCGGTCCGCTGCTGCCCTGGCTGGGACCGGTGCTGCTGCTGGCCATCGCTGTCGCCCTGGCCGGCTCGCTGTCCCTGATGCGCTGGCTGCAGGCCCGCAGCCAGGGCGATCCGGCCCGCCGGCAGCTCGAGCAGTTGCTGGGCCTGCTGGCGCGCCATGACCTGGTGCCCGAGCCGGGCGAGACCCTCCGACGGTTCGCGGCGCGGGTGGAGGAGCGGCTGCCGCAGCTGGCTCCGGAGCTGCAGGCCTTTGCGACGCTTTATCAATGCCAGCGATTTGTGCCCGTCGGCGCGGGCGGGGCGCCGGCGGTGTCGCTGCGGCAGCTGCGTCGCCAGCGCCGGGCCCTGGGCCGCCGGCTGCGGCGGCTCAGCAGTGGGGCGGCCGTGGGGAAAGCGGGTTAG
- a CDS encoding MoxR family ATPase has protein sequence MSASSLDPVIRSISRVLLGKEREVRLALACLLARGHLLIEDLPGVGKTTLAEALARSFSLEFKRVSFTSDLLPADLTGINVFDPASGGFQFQSGPLFSQVLLADEINRASPRTQSALLEAMAAGRVSVDGVSHPLPTPFVVIATQNGLDQGGTAPLPESQLDRFLMRLSLGFPDRQAEAALLRGEGLRPEALESRLQPADLLTLQQRAAAVHASDSLIAYVIDLLARSRDAGRRGLPLSPRAGLALLAASRGWALLEGRDHVLPDDVQAVLPAICEHRLDAGQITGVPGELSRQLLAEVDGLR, from the coding sequence GTGTCCGCCTCCTCCCTCGATCCGGTGATCCGCTCGATCAGCCGCGTGCTGCTGGGCAAGGAGCGGGAGGTGCGGCTGGCCCTGGCCTGTCTGCTGGCGCGCGGCCATCTGCTGATCGAGGACCTGCCCGGCGTGGGCAAGACCACCCTGGCGGAGGCGCTGGCGCGCAGCTTCTCGCTGGAGTTCAAGCGGGTCAGTTTCACCAGCGATCTGCTCCCGGCCGATCTCACCGGCATCAACGTCTTCGATCCGGCCAGCGGCGGCTTCCAGTTCCAGAGCGGTCCCCTGTTCAGCCAGGTGCTGCTGGCCGATGAGATCAACCGCGCCAGTCCCCGCACCCAGAGCGCCCTGCTCGAGGCGATGGCGGCGGGGCGCGTCAGCGTCGACGGCGTCAGCCATCCCCTGCCCACTCCCTTCGTGGTGATCGCCACCCAGAACGGCCTCGACCAGGGCGGCACGGCACCTCTGCCCGAATCCCAGCTGGATCGCTTCCTCATGCGGCTCAGCCTCGGCTTCCCGGACCGCCAGGCCGAGGCGGCGCTGCTGCGGGGTGAGGGGCTGCGGCCGGAGGCCCTCGAGTCGCGGCTGCAGCCCGCGGATCTGCTGACGCTGCAGCAGCGGGCGGCAGCGGTGCATGCCAGCGACAGCCTGATCGCCTACGTGATCGACCTCCTGGCCCGCAGCCGGGATGCCGGCCGGCGCGGTCTGCCGCTGTCGCCACGGGCCGGTCTGGCGCTGCTGGCGGCCTCGCGGGGCTGGGCCCTGCTGGAAGGCCGCGATCATGTGCTGCCCGACGACGTGCAGGCGGTGCTGCCGGCGATCTGCGAGCACCGCCTCGATGCGGGCCAGATCACCGGTGTCCCCGGCGAACTCAGCCGTCAGCTGCTGGCGGAGGTCGATGGACTTCGTTAG
- a CDS encoding histidinol-phosphate transaminase, whose product MAPVPPLPPLQPGTSATPVADQGAADQGGSQPPIHGGNRSAEARRLGLRPAQLLDASASLVPFGPPWHLRAQLLRQLLRGDSLRDYPDRSYHQLRQGLASLHGLDPARVLPGNGAAELFTWAARDAAACGPSLLPTPGFADYGRALRCWDGAIRSLPLPLDWREAGPTAWPGAAALPVTGAAPVLWITNPHNPTGQLWSRASLEPLLKTHELVIVDEAFLPLTPGGEAQSLIPLLEAHPNLVVIRSLTKVLAVAGLRLGYALGDPRRLERWAHWRDPWPVNGLAAALPASLLMDRRWLERVQRWVTREGAWLRGRLGELGGLKLMPSATSYLLLRGCRSDGRPRSLEPLRQALAERHQILLRDCRSFEGLDESWLRLSLQNRRGHRRLLRALRQDWPGA is encoded by the coding sequence ATGGCGCCTGTCCCTCCGCTTCCCCCGCTGCAGCCCGGCACCAGCGCCACCCCGGTGGCGGACCAGGGGGCGGCGGACCAGGGCGGGAGCCAGCCCCCGATCCATGGCGGCAACCGCAGCGCCGAAGCCCGTCGCCTGGGTCTGCGGCCGGCTCAGCTGCTCGATGCAAGCGCCTCGCTGGTGCCCTTCGGGCCGCCCTGGCACCTGCGGGCCCAGCTGCTGCGCCAGCTGCTGCGCGGCGACAGCCTGCGCGACTATCCGGACCGCAGCTACCACCAGCTCCGTCAGGGCCTGGCGTCCCTGCATGGCCTCGATCCGGCCCGGGTGCTGCCCGGCAACGGCGCCGCCGAACTGTTCACCTGGGCGGCCCGCGACGCCGCGGCCTGCGGCCCCAGCCTGCTGCCCACGCCCGGTTTCGCCGACTACGGCAGGGCCCTGCGCTGCTGGGACGGAGCGATCCGCAGCCTGCCCCTGCCGCTGGACTGGCGGGAGGCCGGCCCGACGGCCTGGCCGGGAGCGGCCGCCTTGCCGGTGACCGGGGCCGCGCCGGTGCTGTGGATCACCAACCCCCACAACCCCACCGGTCAGCTCTGGAGCCGCGCCTCCCTGGAGCCGCTGCTGAAGACCCACGAGCTGGTGATCGTCGATGAGGCCTTCCTGCCGCTCACGCCCGGCGGCGAGGCGCAATCGCTGATTCCTCTTCTGGAGGCCCATCCCAACCTGGTGGTGATCCGCAGCCTCACCAAGGTTCTGGCGGTGGCCGGCCTGCGGCTGGGTTATGCCCTGGGCGATCCCCGGCGACTGGAACGCTGGGCCCACTGGCGCGACCCCTGGCCCGTCAATGGCCTGGCCGCGGCACTGCCCGCCTCGCTGCTGATGGACCGGCGCTGGCTGGAGCGGGTGCAGCGCTGGGTGACGAGGGAGGGGGCCTGGCTGCGCGGCCGGTTGGGCGAGCTGGGCGGTCTGAAGCTGATGCCCTCGGCCACCAGCTACCTGTTGCTGCGGGGCTGCCGGAGCGATGGTCGCCCCCGCTCGCTGGAGCCCCTGCGGCAGGCCCTGGCGGAGCGCCATCAGATCCTGCTGCGCGACTGCCGCTCCTTCGAGGGCCTCGATGAGAGCTGGCTGCGCCTCAGCCTGCAGAACCGGCGCGGCCACCGGCGCCTGCTGCGGGCCCTGCGGCAGGACTGGCCCGGCGCCTGA
- a CDS encoding glycosyltransferase has translation MPTLLIAASGTGGHLFPALAVADALPAGWRVCWLGVPDRLETSLVPSRYPLHTVRAGGLQGRGLRRLWNLVQLLLASQTVRRLIRRERVDAVFSSGGYIAAPAILAARWCGVPVVLHESNAIPGKVTRLLGRFCSQVAVGLPQAAERLPQARPLVTGTPVRHAFLEPAPLPDWVPAGSGPLLLVMGGSQGAVGLNRMVRPLLPRLAAAGCRVVHLTGSNDPEAGALQLPGVVERPFSDELPGLLQHADLAISRAGAGSLSELAVCGTPTILVPFPQAADRHQDANAAAAAELGAAVIVWQHGPEEEALERAVWRLLGPRLRGVEAAADPLLELRRGMERLAVRDAEQRLVERLSQLVATR, from the coding sequence ATGCCGACGCTTCTGATCGCCGCGAGCGGCACGGGTGGCCACCTCTTCCCGGCACTGGCGGTGGCGGATGCGCTGCCCGCCGGCTGGCGGGTGTGCTGGCTGGGGGTGCCCGATCGGCTGGAGACCAGCCTGGTGCCCTCGCGCTATCCGCTGCACACCGTGCGGGCCGGTGGCCTGCAGGGGCGCGGGCTGCGCCGCCTCTGGAACCTGGTGCAGCTGCTGCTGGCCAGCCAGACGGTGCGCCGTCTGATCCGACGTGAGCGGGTCGATGCGGTGTTCAGCAGCGGCGGCTACATCGCTGCCCCGGCGATCCTGGCGGCCCGGTGGTGCGGCGTGCCGGTGGTGCTGCATGAGAGCAATGCCATCCCCGGCAAGGTCACCCGTCTGCTCGGCCGCTTCTGTTCGCAGGTGGCGGTGGGCCTGCCCCAGGCCGCCGAGCGGCTGCCCCAGGCCCGGCCGCTGGTCACCGGCACACCGGTGCGCCACGCCTTTCTGGAACCCGCGCCCCTGCCGGACTGGGTGCCCGCCGGCAGCGGGCCGCTGCTGCTGGTGATGGGGGGCAGCCAGGGCGCGGTGGGCCTCAACCGCATGGTGCGTCCCCTGCTGCCGCGACTGGCGGCGGCGGGCTGCCGCGTCGTGCATCTGACCGGCAGCAACGATCCGGAGGCCGGCGCTCTCCAGCTGCCCGGGGTGGTGGAGCGACCGTTCAGTGATGAGCTTCCCGGCCTGCTGCAGCACGCCGATCTGGCGATCAGCCGCGCCGGCGCCGGCAGTCTCAGCGAGCTGGCGGTGTGCGGCACGCCCACGATCCTGGTGCCCTTTCCGCAGGCCGCCGACCGCCATCAGGACGCCAACGCGGCGGCGGCGGCCGAGCTGGGGGCGGCGGTGATCGTGTGGCAGCACGGGCCGGAGGAGGAAGCCCTGGAGCGGGCCGTGTGGCGGCTGCTGGGACCGCGGCTGCGTGGCGTGGAGGCGGCGGCCGATCCGCTGCTCGAGCTGCGCCGCGGCATGGAGCGCCTGGCGGTGCGTGACGCCGAGCAGCGCCTGGTGGAGCGGCTCAGCCAGTTGGTGGCGACGCGCTGA
- a CDS encoding response regulator produces the protein MAPGQSIWVVDDDPELRRMVGTYLIDQGYDVRCLTDGAQLMARLAGARPDLLVLDLMLPGDNGLTLLRRLREAGDDLPVVMLTARGEAVDRIIGLEQGADDYLAKPFLPRELSARIEAVLRRRASLPAGTPLAEGERVAIGDQVLDLASRTLEQGGSVTLLTSGEFALLTAFVRHPHRSLSRERLVELARGPDSLTDSRSMDVQVSRLRRLVEPDPGRPRYLQTVWGYGYVFVPDGQPRSR, from the coding sequence ATGGCCCCGGGGCAGAGCATCTGGGTGGTCGATGACGACCCCGAACTGCGGCGCATGGTGGGCACCTATCTGATCGATCAGGGCTACGACGTGCGCTGCCTCACCGATGGCGCCCAGCTCATGGCCCGGCTGGCGGGAGCGCGTCCCGATCTGCTGGTGCTCGATCTGATGCTGCCGGGCGACAACGGCCTCACCCTGCTGCGGCGGCTGCGCGAAGCCGGCGACGACCTGCCGGTGGTGATGCTCACCGCACGCGGCGAGGCCGTGGACCGGATCATCGGCCTGGAGCAGGGAGCGGATGACTACCTGGCCAAGCCCTTCCTGCCGCGGGAGCTCAGCGCCCGCATCGAGGCCGTGCTGCGGCGGCGGGCGAGTCTACCGGCCGGCACGCCGCTGGCGGAGGGCGAGCGCGTCGCCATCGGCGATCAGGTGCTCGACCTGGCGTCTCGCACCCTGGAACAGGGCGGGAGCGTCACCCTGCTCACCTCCGGCGAGTTCGCGCTGCTCACCGCCTTCGTGCGCCACCCGCACCGGTCCCTGTCGCGGGAGCGGCTGGTGGAGCTGGCCCGCGGCCCCGACTCGCTCACCGACAGCCGCAGCATGGATGTGCAGGTGTCACGGCTGCGGCGGCTGGTGGAACCCGATCCCGGCCGCCCCCGCTACCTGCAGACGGTCTGGGGCTACGGCTATGTGTTCGTGCCCGATGGCCAGCCTCGCAGCCGCTAG
- a CDS encoding ATP-binding protein, producing MASLAAARTALLYGLAGLGVALLSTAQLQLLLAERLERARISQLGPEVLFQVRLSELALGRLPPATLARLSGLPLRVGERPPSGPGDRSLRAQAALLRQELCRSLRPCPQVLPASGPRRGVWVQLLAPLEPVWLLAPIPPTPAWPPDPWLLLAGLSLGGSVALLLFFALEVQRPLRQLQQALAGVGTASGPLALPGRHGTATVRQLQERFNAMVQRLERIEQERSVMLAGIAHDLKSPLTRLRFRLSLAGLSESDLLQAEADLAALERITRQFLLFAGGSDDEPACAVPLEQLLAETAAGLDQNSLALDLQPLVRVVQPVALGRAVANLIDNARQYGAPPLRLELREAEPPGLGFRIILWDGGTGISAEQWQRALMPFQRLDAARGGQGHCGLGLAIAARVARAHGGLLERLEHHPAGPEAGEGRHFGIALSGRSRSGTAH from the coding sequence ATGGCCAGCCTCGCAGCCGCTAGAACCGCCCTCCTCTACGGCCTGGCTGGGCTGGGGGTGGCACTGCTGAGCACCGCCCAGCTGCAGTTGCTGCTGGCTGAGCGACTGGAGCGGGCCCGCATCAGCCAGCTGGGGCCGGAGGTGCTGTTCCAGGTGCGCCTCAGCGAACTGGCCCTGGGCCGCCTGCCGCCCGCCACCCTGGCCCGGCTCAGCGGCCTGCCGCTGCGGGTGGGCGAGCGGCCACCCAGCGGCCCCGGCGACCGCAGCCTGCGGGCCCAGGCAGCGCTGCTGCGCCAGGAGCTCTGCCGCTCGCTGCGGCCCTGTCCCCAGGTGCTGCCGGCGAGCGGACCACGGCGGGGGGTGTGGGTGCAGCTGCTGGCGCCGCTGGAGCCCGTCTGGCTGCTGGCGCCGATCCCACCGACTCCCGCCTGGCCGCCGGATCCCTGGCTGCTGCTGGCGGGCCTGTCCCTGGGGGGCAGTGTGGCCCTGCTGCTGTTCTTCGCGCTGGAGGTCCAGCGGCCCCTGCGCCAGCTGCAGCAGGCCCTGGCCGGGGTCGGTACGGCGTCCGGACCGCTGGCGCTCCCCGGACGGCACGGCACCGCGACGGTGCGACAGCTGCAGGAGCGCTTCAACGCGATGGTGCAGCGGCTGGAGCGGATCGAGCAGGAGCGTTCGGTGATGCTGGCCGGGATCGCCCACGACCTCAAGAGCCCGCTCACCCGCCTGCGCTTCCGGCTCAGCCTGGCGGGGCTGTCGGAGTCCGATCTGCTGCAGGCCGAGGCGGACCTGGCGGCGCTGGAGCGGATCACCCGACAGTTCCTGCTGTTCGCCGGCGGCAGCGACGACGAGCCAGCCTGCGCGGTGCCGCTGGAGCAGCTGCTGGCCGAAACCGCGGCCGGACTGGATCAGAACAGCCTGGCCCTCGATCTGCAGCCCCTGGTGCGCGTGGTGCAGCCGGTGGCGCTGGGCCGGGCGGTGGCCAACCTGATCGACAACGCCCGGCAGTACGGGGCACCGCCGCTGCGGCTGGAGCTGCGCGAGGCGGAGCCGCCCGGCCTGGGCTTCCGGATCATCCTCTGGGATGGCGGCACGGGCATCAGTGCCGAACAGTGGCAGCGGGCGTTGATGCCGTTCCAACGGCTGGACGCAGCCCGCGGAGGTCAGGGCCACTGCGGCCTCGGTCTGGCGATCGCCGCCAGGGTTGCCCGGGCCCATGGAGGCCTGCTCGAGCGGCTGGAACACCACCCGGCCGGCCCGGAGGCCGGGGAAGGGCGGCACTTCGGGATCGCCCTGTCGGGACGTTCGCGGTCCGGGACGGCGCACTGA